The Bradysia coprophila strain Holo2 unplaced genomic scaffold, BU_Bcop_v1 contig_151, whole genome shotgun sequence genome contains a region encoding:
- the LOC119074939 gene encoding cytochrome P450 3A24-like — MLILTLAFVLLFVLFYQRQRQLTIFKRLRIPGPEPNFVFGNLIDISREGSHSLFPKWTKEYGPIVGFFFGSRPQLLVSDIELIRHVLIKDFHKFTDRNKLIPGGVHPVPVLQNMIIWANYNAWKNIRAAMTPLFSPSKLNAMEPLMMDSIDKFVTKIGDKANSGEEINLKSLIYEFMFSCATKCVFGLDLKLKHETKNFFEASSPRLDRSILASIMIFFPPLSFIAYPLRVLWEQIRFYMLWSPEGFVYDFTKRIIQNRKVTKIHSFDFLQLLMKTKRIKASGHSDLEMTSEAVKSNNNLMSRGLHGENLSNEEIVTNAMVLLLASYETTAVTFQFCVHNLVNHQNIQDELRTKLRKAVVNGTVSLSTLSEVPLLNRIVMETLRMFPPVSPFLTRVANENYEYQGTVIPKGMPVCIAVSSIHNDPTLWPDPEEFRPARFESSFEKMSFLAFGIGPKNCLGLRFAYMELQLTLAKLILMYRLEPGPSTEKKIETKELYATLSPKNGVFCKVTKLEE, encoded by the exons ATGCTGATTTTAACTTTGGCGTTTGTTctgttgtttgttttattttaccaaCGGCAACGACAATTGACAATATTTAAAAGATTGCGCATTCCCGGTCCGgaaccaaattttgtttttggcaATTTAATTGATATTAGTCGTGAAGGGTCCCACTCTTTATTTCCCAAGTGGACTAAGGAATATGGACCTATCGTCGGATTCTTTTTTGGTAGCAGACCTCAATTATTAGTCAGCGACATTGAATTGATACGCCATGTGTTGATTAAagattttcacaaattcacGGATAGAAATAAGCTCATACCG GGCGGTGTTCATCCGGTTCCAGTATTACAAAATATGATTATTTGGGCTAATTACAACGCTTGGAAAAATATACGTGCCGCGATGACACCATTGTTTTCACCCTCCAAACTGAATGCTATGGAGCCATTGATGATGGATTCAATAGACAAATTCGTCACCAAAATTGGTGATAAAGCGAACAGTGGCGAAGAGATAAATTTGAAATCTTTGATTTATGAGTTCATGTTTTCTTGTGCGACCAAATGCGTTTTTGGGCTTGATCTTAAATTAAAACATGAAACTAAAAACTTCTTCGAAGCTTCTAGTCCACGCTTGGATAGATCAATATTAGCAAGCATAATGATCTTCTTTCCGCCGCTGTCATTTATAGCTTATCCGCTGAGGGTTTTGTGGGAACAAATCCGTTTTTATATGCTATGGTCACCAGAAGGTTTTGTCTACGATTTCACAAAAAGGATAATCCAAAATcgaaaagttacaaaaattcattcttttgattttttgcaattattaATGAAAACAAAGAGAATTAAGGCATCTGGTCATTCGGATTTAGAGATGACATCCGAGGCTGTTAagtcaaataataatttaatgagcCGAGGATTGCATGgtgaaaatttgtcaaacgAAGAGATTGTGACAAATGCAATGGTTCTTCTTCTCGCTTCTTATGAAACAACAGCAGTAACTTTCCAATTTTGCGTGCACAATTTGGTGAATCATCAAAACATTCAAGACGAATTGAGAACCAAACTTCGAAAAGCTGTGGTCAATGGAACCGTCAGTTTATCTACTCTTTCTGAAGTCCCACTGCTGAATCGCATTGTCATGGAAACGCTTAGGATGTTTCCACCTGTATCACCGTTTTTGACAAGAGTAGCCAATGAGAATTACGAATATCAAGGTACAGTCATACCGAAAGGAATGCCCGTATGTATAGCAGTTTCTTCAATCCACAATGATCCGACATTGTGGCCAGATCCCGAAGAATTTCGACCGGCGAGATTTGAAAGTTCTTTCGAAAAAATGTCGTTTTTGGCATTTGGCATAGG CCCAAAAAATTGCCTTGGATTGCGATTTGCTTATATGGAGCTTCAATTGACTCTCGCAAAACTAATCTTAATGTATCGATTGGAACCTGGACCATCAACGGAAAAAAAGATTGAGACTAAGGAATTGTACGCAACTTTATCACCGAAGAATGGTGTATTCTGTAAAGTAACTAAACTcgaagaataa